The Microbulbifer sp. YPW1 genome contains the following window.
GGAGCCGTCCCACGAAAAGAGCGCGAATACTACATAAGCGCTCTGGGCATTTCAAGCCTAAATTTGACCATTATGTGACCAGCGGGAGCCGTCGACGCCTCACTCCCATCCCGCCCTATTCCGGTCGATGGGGCCGCGCCAGATACTCCCGCGACTGCATTTCCTGCAGGCGACTGATCGTCCGGTCAAACTCGAATCGCAACTGGCGGCCACCGTACAGGGAATCGATCGGCTCCGCCGCGGACACCACCAGCTTGACGCAGCGGTCATAGAATTCATCGATCAGATTGATGAAGCGGCGCGCCTGACTCTCCATGCGCCCATCCATATGCGGCACATTGGCCAGCAACACCGTGTGAAACTCCCGCGCCAACTCAATGTAATCGTTCTGCGAACGCGGACCGTCGCACAGCTCAGCGAACTCAAACCAGGCGACATCGTCGGCAACCCGGTTGGCCACAATCGGCCGCCCTTCGATATCCAGTGAAACCTGCTCCCGCACTTCACAGCCCTCCACCATCAGGCTGGCAAAGGATCGCTCCAGGCTCTCATCGGCCTCTTTATCCAGCGGGGCGTGGTAGAGCTCCGCCATTTCCAGCGCCCGCAAGCGGTAATCAACCCCGTTGTCCACATTGACAACTTTGGTGTGCTCCAGAAGCAGATCGATGGCGGGCAGGAACCGGGCGCGCTGCAAGCCATCCTTATATAGCCCTTCGGGAATAATGTTGGAGGTCGCCACCAGGGTAACGCCGCGATCGAACAACGCCTCTAGCAGATTGGCGAGAATCATTGCGTCGGTGATATCGGACACAAAAAACTCGTCAAAGCACAGCACTCGGGCGCGCTCGGCGATCCGATCCGCAACCTTGTCCAGCGGATTCTTTTCGCCCGCCAGAGATTTCAGCTGGCGGTGAACATCGCGCATAAACCGATGGAAGTGGGTGCGCTGCTTGCGCGCAAACGGCAGCGCCTCAAAAAAGGCATCCATCAGGTAGGTTTTACCGCGCCCTACCCCACCCCAGAAATACAATCCCTTCACCGGGCGGCTGTCGCGCTTCCACAAACGGCGCAGACGGCCGACCACACCGCCACTTTCCCCCTGAAGCGCAAGCAGGCGCTCGTACAGATCCTGCAATTCTTCTACCGCCGCGCGCTGGGCCGGATCCTCAACAAAGTCCGGCCGCTGCAGGTCGCGCTGGTAGCGATCCATGGGAGTCAGGTGCGCAGGCGCATACGGGTGCTGTTCCGTGACCATTTATTCATTCAAACCGTTCGTAGAAACTGGCAACATTGCCGGAAAGGATGCGGGGCCACACAACCCCAAAGCCGCTAGAAAGGCCGGATGCCGGCCCGATGGCGCGCACTTTACCAAATCCGTCGCGCGTTGGCACAAACCCGGACGGGGCGCGCGCTGGGTTATTGCGTATAATAGGGTCACCGTCATGGATGGCCGGTGCCACTATTTATCTTGAGGAGGAAGTAACGTGCACTCAACTTCGGTTTTAATTCTGGTCGGCGTATTCGGCCTAGCACTCGGAGCCCTGCTGGCCTTTCTGGCCACTCGCAGCCGCCAGAACATCGACCGCACCCAGGAATTGGAACTGCGCCTGAAAGAAGCGAACACCAAGCTGGAGGACTTCCAGCTGGAGGTAAATGAACACTTTGACCAGACAGCCCAACTGGTTCACAACCTGACTCAGAGCTACAAAGATGTTCACGAATATCTCGCCAACAGCGCCATGCGCCTTTCCAGCCAGGATATCGGCCGCCAGATGCTGGAGGCCGGCAGCGGTCAGCTGAGCGATAACGACGAAAACCTCAGCGTACTCCCACCTCGCGACTGGGCTCCGAAGGAGCCGGGTGCCAAAGGCACCCTGTCAGAAGACTACGGACTGGAGAAAGAGGCCCAAGCGCCGTCGCCCGCGGTTACCCCTCCACCCACAGAGGACGCGGTCAACCGCTGAGCCACAAGCTCAGGCTGCCTGCTACAGGCCGGCAGCCCAAACAGCAGACACAAAAAAGGCGGGGTTAACCCCGCCTTTTTTGTGTCTGCCGCCAGAGAATTACAGGCTCTGGTAGTAGTCCATCAGGATCTGTGCCACTTCCGGACGGGAGAATTCCGGGGGCGGCGCAATACCGTTACCCAGCATCTCGCGTACCTTGGTGCCGGACAGCAGGATAAAGTCCTCTTTGGTGTGATCCGGCACATCGCGCATCATCACAACCCGATTCAGCTTCTTCGAGTAGGCAGTGTGGTCCGCACGGAAGATCTCAATCTCCAGCGCGCCCTCGGGCACTTTCTCATCGAAAATGGTCTGGGCATCAAACGCACCGTAGTAGTCGCCAACACCGGCGTGGTCACGACCAACAATCAGGTGGCTGCAGCCGCAGTTCTGGCGGAACACCGCATGCAGCAC
Protein-coding sequences here:
- the zapE gene encoding cell division protein ZapE, whose amino-acid sequence is MTPMDRYQRDLQRPDFVEDPAQRAAVEELQDLYERLLALQGESGGVVGRLRRLWKRDSRPVKGLYFWGGVGRGKTYLMDAFFEALPFARKQRTHFHRFMRDVHRQLKSLAGEKNPLDKVADRIAERARVLCFDEFFVSDITDAMILANLLEALFDRGVTLVATSNIIPEGLYKDGLQRARFLPAIDLLLEHTKVVNVDNGVDYRLRALEMAELYHAPLDKEADESLERSFASLMVEGCEVREQVSLDIEGRPIVANRVADDVAWFEFAELCDGPRSQNDYIELAREFHTVLLANVPHMDGRMESQARRFINLIDEFYDRCVKLVVSAAEPIDSLYGGRQLRFEFDRTISRLQEMQSREYLARPHRPE
- a CDS encoding YhcB family protein, whose protein sequence is MHSTSVLILVGVFGLALGALLAFLATRSRQNIDRTQELELRLKEANTKLEDFQLEVNEHFDQTAQLVHNLTQSYKDVHEYLANSAMRLSSQDIGRQMLEAGSGQLSDNDENLSVLPPRDWAPKEPGAKGTLSEDYGLEKEAQAPSPAVTPPPTEDAVNR